A single window of uncultured Pseudodesulfovibrio sp. DNA harbors:
- a CDS encoding transporter substrate-binding domain-containing protein, which produces MKRNIITIACITLLLTAVIPPTSFAAGYPEWQAPKTCIFGMPYIGSAVRKGNTGLITDILIRVYETEGYELVHQELPYNRAIDELLSGTIHCTLDIEDTRQKVLQSKQAIIIYDLAAVYLQTHTFKGIQSLAGKKVAYLHGYEMDHLFPVKFKPRQAYDLSSAIQMLDRGHIDYVIDDETLLKEAIFEAKLPSTEFDITYIASMKSHPIFAPTDEGRKFRDIYDRRIPEMIATGELQDILRAHGVTEESIEKLLKANAR; this is translated from the coding sequence GTGAAAAGAAATATAATTACAATCGCATGTATAACCTTGCTTCTGACGGCGGTCATACCCCCAACGTCCTTTGCAGCCGGTTACCCCGAATGGCAGGCTCCAAAAACCTGTATTTTCGGCATGCCATACATCGGTAGTGCCGTCAGAAAAGGGAACACAGGACTGATCACTGACATACTTATCCGCGTATACGAGACAGAAGGCTATGAACTTGTTCACCAGGAATTGCCGTACAACCGCGCAATCGACGAGCTCCTTTCCGGGACCATCCACTGTACCTTGGACATTGAGGACACCCGTCAAAAAGTTTTGCAGAGCAAGCAAGCTATTATCATTTATGATCTGGCGGCGGTTTATCTTCAAACACACACATTCAAAGGGATACAATCCTTAGCCGGGAAAAAGGTCGCGTATTTACATGGATACGAGATGGATCACTTGTTTCCGGTTAAATTCAAACCTCGACAAGCTTACGATTTGAGTTCCGCCATCCAGATGCTCGACAGGGGACACATTGATTATGTCATCGACGACGAAACGCTGCTCAAAGAGGCCATATTCGAGGCTAAACTCCCATCCACGGAATTTGACATTACTTATATCGCAAGCATGAAGTCCCATCCAATATTCGCCCCCACGGATGAAGGCCGCAAGTTCCGTGATATCTACGACCGTCGGATACCAGAAATGATCGCCACCGGAGAGCTTCAGGACATCCTGCGAGCACATGGGGTCACCGAAGAAAGTATTGAAAAATTGCTCAAGGCAAACGCCCGGTAA
- a CDS encoding methyltransferase domain-containing protein, producing the protein MDEYGCTARLYDPIVGPALRPIHTAIVDALLLAKVDCMVDLCCGTGMLAGIAASSGISTTGVDISRTMINVARRKRPNATYIHDDATNLAFPDQSFNAATISFALHEKPRILGVAIMKEARRVVKPGGCIIIADYLAPPSGSAACTGWVIHMIERIAGKEHYRLFLEYIANGCMHGFFQHIGINGRLIKSHLNGWAGIYHVEC; encoded by the coding sequence ATGGATGAATACGGATGCACTGCCAGGCTGTACGACCCGATTGTCGGTCCCGCTCTACGTCCCATTCACACCGCAATAGTTGATGCGCTGTTACTCGCAAAGGTTGATTGCATGGTGGACCTCTGTTGCGGCACAGGAATGCTCGCCGGAATAGCGGCTTCTTCAGGGATAAGTACTACTGGTGTAGACATTTCCCGGACCATGATCAATGTCGCCCGCAGGAAACGACCAAACGCCACCTACATCCATGATGATGCTACAAATCTTGCTTTCCCCGACCAATCGTTCAACGCAGCAACCATCAGCTTTGCATTGCATGAAAAGCCACGGATTCTCGGTGTCGCCATTATGAAGGAAGCTCGACGAGTGGTGAAGCCCGGAGGATGTATCATCATTGCAGATTACCTTGCCCCACCTTCCGGCAGTGCCGCGTGTACGGGGTGGGTTATCCACATGATAGAAAGGATCGCGGGCAAGGAACATTACCGTCTTTTCCTCGAATATATTGCAAATGGATGTATGCACGGATTCTTTCAGCACATCGGGATCAATGGTCGCTTAATTAAGAGCCACCTCAATGGATGGGCCGGCATCTACCATGTTGAATGTTGA
- the hisG gene encoding ATP phosphoribosyltransferase, translating into MSDQFLRLGVPKGSLQDATLKLFKKAGWNIKLHDRNYFPDIDDDRIKCSLARAQEMSMYVENGTFDVGLTGMDWTKENKSDVIVVDDLIYSKVSNRKARWVLCVKGDSPYKRPEDLNGKKISTELVGFTKEYFASQNIDVDVSFSWGTTEAKVVEDLCDGIVEITETGTTIKANGLRIIAELMQTNTQLIANKEAWEDPKKRKLIKEINLLLQGALKAEKMVGLKMNLPKDKLADLNGSLPSLNSPTVAELQDPNWLSVEIMVEEQVVRDLIPRLVEFGAEGIIEYPLNKVI; encoded by the coding sequence ATGTCTGATCAATTTCTCCGACTCGGTGTTCCCAAAGGCTCCCTGCAAGATGCAACTTTGAAGCTGTTCAAGAAAGCCGGTTGGAATATCAAACTGCATGACCGTAATTATTTTCCGGACATCGATGATGATCGTATCAAGTGCTCGCTTGCTCGTGCACAAGAAATGTCCATGTATGTCGAGAATGGTACTTTTGATGTCGGTTTGACCGGTATGGATTGGACCAAGGAAAACAAGTCCGACGTGATTGTTGTGGATGACTTGATTTATTCCAAGGTATCCAACCGTAAGGCCCGTTGGGTATTGTGCGTTAAGGGTGATTCTCCGTACAAACGTCCTGAAGATTTGAATGGCAAAAAGATTTCCACGGAGCTGGTTGGCTTCACAAAGGAATATTTTGCTTCTCAGAATATTGATGTGGATGTCTCTTTTTCCTGGGGCACTACCGAGGCCAAAGTCGTTGAAGATTTGTGCGACGGTATTGTCGAGATCACCGAGACCGGCACGACTATCAAGGCTAATGGATTGCGTATCATCGCTGAGTTGATGCAGACCAATACCCAGCTCATTGCGAACAAGGAAGCATGGGAAGATCCCAAGAAACGCAAGCTCATCAAGGAAATCAACCTGTTGTTGCAGGGTGCGCTCAAGGCTGAGAAAATGGTCGGCCTCAAGATGAACCTGCCTAAAGACAAGTTGGCTGATTTGAACGGCTCGTTGCCGTCTCTCAACTCTCCCACAGTGGCTGAGTTGCAGGATCCCAATTGGTTGTCTGTTGAAATTATGGTCGAAGAACAGGTTGTTCGCGATTTGATCCCCCGCCTCGTCGAGTTTGGAGCGGAGGGGATTATTGAATATCCTTTGAACAAGGTTATTTAA
- a CDS encoding TerC family protein — protein MLEGLWTLENLIALITLAGLEIVLGIDNIVFVVVVTNKLPEASRATARRLGIGLAMFTRIALLLAISAIMGLTAPLFTVFDHIVSGRDIVLLTGGLFLLAKATHEIHDKLEGPGFEEGHVRSQYSYTSAIIQILLLDLVFSLDSVITAVGMAQHIGVMVAAIVIAVIVMLLFAGPVSEFVSNHPTVQMLAFSFLLLVGIFLMAEGMHKHIDRGYIYFAMAFSLFVEFLNLKMKKRRKAALSGS, from the coding sequence ATGCTTGAAGGACTATGGACGCTGGAAAACCTCATCGCGCTCATTACACTCGCTGGTCTTGAAATCGTTCTCGGAATCGACAACATCGTCTTTGTCGTGGTGGTGACCAATAAATTGCCCGAAGCGTCCAGAGCCACAGCTCGACGGCTTGGCATCGGGTTAGCCATGTTCACCCGTATTGCACTTCTCCTTGCCATTTCTGCCATCATGGGGTTGACCGCTCCATTGTTTACCGTGTTTGACCACATTGTCTCAGGTCGAGATATAGTGCTTTTAACAGGTGGGCTTTTCCTGTTGGCCAAAGCAACGCATGAAATTCATGACAAACTGGAAGGGCCGGGTTTTGAAGAAGGACACGTCCGCTCGCAATATTCGTACACCAGTGCGATTATCCAAATACTTCTGCTTGATCTCGTGTTTTCGCTCGACTCGGTTATTACAGCCGTAGGTATGGCCCAGCATATTGGTGTTATGGTTGCTGCCATCGTTATTGCGGTGATTGTGATGCTGTTGTTTGCCGGGCCGGTCAGTGAGTTCGTGTCCAATCATCCGACTGTACAGATGCTTGCTTTTTCCTTCCTGTTGTTGGTTGGTATTTTCCTTATGGCCGAGGGTATGCATAAGCATATTGATCGTGGGTATATTTATTTCGCCATGGCTTTTTCGCTGTTTGTGGAATTCTTGAATTTGAAGATGAAGAAGAGAAGGAAGGCTGCTCTTTCAGGCAGCTGA